One stretch of Brettanomyces nanus chromosome 4, complete sequence DNA includes these proteins:
- the KGD2 gene encoding 2-oxoglutarate dehydrogenase complex E2 component (BUSCO:EOG09342RW6) has translation MLRSSVKYSVRRVQCAAKGSLSLSVATPASIKVACRSIQTFAGSSGITSYLIRPSIVSSHTSRPNFLSSQLFARGKATVIKVPEMAESITEGTLASFSKNVGDYVAQDELLATIETDKIDVEVNAPVGGIVTELLANPGEDVSVGQDLAKIEPGEAPEAPRITSPFGKFSRGEEKIKMNRMRKRIAERLKEAQNSAASLTTFNEVDMSSVMEMRKLYKDEFIKKTGIKMGFMGPFSKACTLAAKDYPAVGAAIENNDTMVYRDYMDISIAVSTPKGLVTPVIRNAESLSVLDIEAEIVKLSHKARDGKLSLEDLAGGTFTISNGGIFGSLYGTPIINSPQTAVLGLHGIKQRPVTVNGNIESRPMMYIALTYDHRMLDGREAVSFLRTVKELMEDPRKMLLM, from the exons ATGTTAAGATCTTCAGTGAAATATTCTGTTAGGCGCGTACAATGTGCTGCTAAAGGCTCTCTGTCACTTAGTGTTGCTACTCCCGCTTCTATTAAGGTTGCTTGTCGATCCATTCAAACATTCGCCGGATCTTCTGGTATCACTTCTTACCTTATTAGACCATCCATTGTCAGTTCCCATACCAGCAGGCCTAATTTTTTGTCCTCACAGCTCTTTGCTAGAGGCAAGGCTACTGTTATTAAGGTGCCCGAGATGGCTGAGTCGATTACTGAAGGTACCTTGGCATCATTTTCCAAAAATGTTGGCGATTATGTTGCTCAGGATGAATTGTTAGCAACCATCGAGACCGATAAAATTGATGTTGAAGTTAATGCTCCTGTTGGTGGTATTGTGACCGAGTTATTGGCCAATCCAGGGGAGGATGTTAGTGTTGGCCAAGATTTGGCTAAGATCGAGCCTGGAGAAGCACCAGAAG CTCCAAGAATTACCTCGCCTTTCGGAAAATTCTCTAGAGGcgaagaaaaaatcaaGATGAACAgaatgagaaagagaattgCAGAGAGATTAAAAGAAGCACAGAACTCCGCTGCATCGTTGACCACATTCAATGAAGTGGATATGTCTTCCGTCATGGAGATGAGAAAGTTGTACAAGGACGAATTCATAAAGAAGACAGGCATTAAGATGGGATTTATGGGTCCTTTTTCTAAAGCATGTACATTGGCAGCAAAAGACTACCCAGCCGTTGGTGCTGCTATAGAAAACAACGACACTATGGTTTACAGAGATTACATGGATATTTCCATAGCAGTGTCTACTCCTAAAGGTTTGGTGACTCCGGTTATAAGAAATGCAGAATCTTTATCTGTCTTAGACATTGAGGCTGAAATTGTTAAGCTCAGCCATAAGGCCAGAGACGGAAAGCTTTCTTTGGAGGACTTGGCTGGTGGTACTTTTACCATCTCCAATGGTGGTATTTTCGGTTCTTTGTATGGTACTCCTATTATCAACTCTCCGCAGACTGCTGTCCTTGGCTTGCATGGTATCAAACAGAGACCTGTCACCGTTAACGGAAATATTGAGTCGAGGCCAATGATGTACATTGCTTTGACCTACGACCATAGAATGTTGGATGGTAGAGAAGCTGTCAGCTTCTTAAGGACCGTCAAGGAGTTAATGGAGGACCCAAGAAAGATGCTTTTGATGTGA
- a CDS encoding uncharacterized protein (BUSCO:EOG0934303V), with protein sequence MGEGEFSIHGYNIVTLLKRLEAATSRLEDVTIFQESATDISSSSKEITTNSENTMAVGGAAVGGDAVGGGAAGGDAVTTSSSLPPAIKAYKKFIDEYVNPFVALSVEIDPVVGKQAEVFKKAAEMEGDFLWAASLSKKVTPSDAVFAEVLKPINEAIGKVVELKDANRTSKFNNNLATVAEGVPVLGWICVDTPVSYIPDFKDSSQFWSNRILKEFKDKDETQVNWAKAFTAVFDGLKAFVKEYETTGPTWKVDGADIKEEIEKVKGGDKIPVEESAVPVAPSAGGPPPPPPPPPPASVFEAHAVSKDSETSGTDGGMNAVFSELNRGADITKGLKKVDKSQMTHKNPALRASSNVASQKPVPPRKPKNLSKKKEVASKPPQKEFVDNKWMVINYNETDDGLPIVLEVSMDQSVFIANSESIVVQIKGKVNAVTINSCKKVGVVLERGISSVEIIKSNHVELQIIDHVPTIAADQTDTLTIYLSATSLDTEIFTSSTTSLNVEIPDGDDMKELAAPEQLKHVIDTKSRKMVSTAVEHAS encoded by the exons ATGGGTGAAGGTGAGTTCTCTATCCATGGTTACAATATTGTGACTTTATTAAAACG TCTTGAAGCTGCCACTTCCAGATTGGAGGATGTCACCATTTTTCAGGAAAGTGCCACCGATATTAGCTCCTCTTCTAAAGAGATCACCACGAACTCAGAAAATACGATGGCTGTAGGTGGAGCTGCTGTAGGTGGGGATGCTGTAGGTGGAGGTGCTGCAGGTGGAGATGCCGTCACCacgagttcttctttacctCCTGCTATCAAAGCGTACAAGAAGTTTATCGATGAATATGTCAATCCTTTTGTTGCTCTTTCGGTCGAAATCGATCCCGTCGTTGGCAAACAGGCCGAGGTTTTCAAGAAAGCTGCCGAAATGGAGGGAGACTTCCTTTGGGctgcttctttatcaaAGAAAGTCACTCCAAGCGACGCTGTATTTGCAGAGGTGTTGAAGCCAATCAATGAAGCCATCGGAAAAGTTgttgaattgaaggatgCCAACAGAACAAGcaaattcaacaacaaTTTGGCAACTGTTGCCGAAGGAGTGCCTGTCTTGGGCTGGATTTGTGTTGATACTCCCGTTTCATACATTCCTGACTTCAAGGATTCGTCTCAATTTTGGAGCAACAGGATTTTGAAGGAGTTTAAGGATAAGGACGAGACCCAAGTTAACTGGGCTAAGGCTTTTACCGCGGTATTTGATGGTTTAAAGGCATTTGTGAAAGAATACGAGACTACAGGTCCTACTTGGAAGGTCGACGGGGCAGATATCAAGGAGGAAATCGAGAAGGTGAAAGGAGGCGACAAAATACCGGTTGAGGAATCAGCAGTACCAGTAGCTCCTTCTGCCGGAGGACctccaccaccacctccGCCGCCTCCTCCAGCATCTGTATTTGAGGCTCATGCAGTTTCCAAAGATTCTGAAACTTCTGGAACAGATGGAGGAATGAATGCAGTATTTTCGGAGCTTAACAGGGGAGCAGATATCACTAAAGGACTCAAAAAAGTAGACAAGTCGCAGATGACACACAAGAATCCTGCACTCAGAGCGTCATCAAATGTTGCATCTCAAAAACCTGTTCCTCCTAGGAAGCCTAAGAActtgtcaaagaagaaagaagtggCTTCCAAGCCACCTCAAAAGGAATTTGTTGATAACAAGTGGATGGTGATCAACTATAACGAAACAGATGATGGCCTACCTATTGTTCTTGAGGTTAGTATGGATCAAAGTGTGTTTATTGCCAACAGTGAGTCGATCGTGGTACAGATCAAGGGTAAGGTGAATGCCGTGACGATTAATTCGTGCAAGAAGGTAGGTGTAGTGTTGGAAAGGGGTATTTCATCGGTagaaatcatcaaatccaaCCACGTAGAGTTACAGATCATTGATCACGTGCCTACAATTGCCGCTGATCAGACTGACACATTAACTATCTACCTCAGTGCTACTAGTTTGGATACAGAGATCTTCACGTCTTCGACTACTTCGCTGAATGTGGAGATTCCGGATGGTGATGATATGAAGGAGCTGGCTGCACCAGAACAACTGAAGCACGTGATTGATACCAAGAGCAGAAAGATGGTTTCCACTGCAGTTGAGCATGCCAGTTAG
- a CDS encoding uncharacterized protein (BUSCO:EOG0934137B): MTTQDFHNSSEETFSPQNVRLMKDYYQPSQPEPFHQDWQRGVPIAIDLGRSMLRVGMAGQTDPSCVFPSITSRYKDKKLRRSLNMVGYDVFLDSSLKSNLKTPFDGAMITNWDSIETILDYSFLHIGVDSQNKVDSPVLISEVVAPPFQQRFNLMQMLFETYNVPKLAFGVDSLFSFYQNGGHSGLVINGGHNSTMEIPVVRGSPVINVAKRIDWGGQQAVEYLNQFLTMKYPYFPSKVNNYQVENMIHDYCYVSTDYQKELKHYLDLDVLEKKDILLEAPFTEVIKPEKTEEELEQEEKKHKETIKKLQLQARERRLQNLIEKENDYQYYLGLQGKMKSMNKRLVLSTLREAGFDDLEDFTTYIQSLERSLKKARNQDVGENDETDNNKPPSWSLIEVPDEQLDEEQLKEKRKQKLMKANFEARQRANQEKEEAKREADEAARKDENWRNTNLKTWLAARRKTLEKLKKRRKDRIRMKEELSDRKSRASQMRMKNIASLAGDEVQGKNGHKRRAAKVTIDNDPNDTFGANDDDWAIYRDIAKGSDVETEKVEEKKIYNIEEELLKYDSSFTINDTLQRQYNWRNSILHRFLRGPRDFDPDEQHQQHQIHLNIERIRVPEIIFQPSIAGIDQCGLSELCEQTTLKRLTSEPVFSGDDSNEVLKDIFLTGGQSMFEGFEERLRREFQSFLPVGTEFHVRKARDPVNDAWRGMSKWAASEEGQKSFIDKKEYEEMGPDYIRENRMGCLRL; encoded by the coding sequence ATGACAACTCAGGATTTCCATAATTCTTCCGAGGAGACTTTCTCTCCTCAAAATGTTCGACTGATGAAAGATTACTATCAACCATCACAGCCAGAaccttttcatcaagaCTGGCAGAGAGGTGTACCTATTGCGATTGATCTGGGACGATCGATGCTTCGAGTGGGTATGGCGGGCCAGACGGATCCCAGCTGTGTATTTCCTAGTATAACATCACGATACAAGGACAAAAAGCTAAGAAGATCGCTTAATATGGTTGGCTATGACGTATTCCTTGATTCCAGTCTTAAATCTAACTTGAAGACTCCTTTTGATGGAGCTATGATCACCAATTGGGACTCTATCGAGACCATCCTTGATTACTCTTTTCTACATATTGGAGTTGATTCGCAGAATAAGGTCGATAGTCCTGTTTTAATCTCTGAGGTAGTGGCACCTCCTTTCCAGCAGCGTTTCAACTTGATGCAGATGTTGTTTGAGACTTATAATGTGCCTAAGTTGGCCTTTGGTGTCGATTCCTTGTTTAGTTTCTATCAGAACGGTGGTCATAGTGGACTTGTTATCAACGGTGGCCACAATTCGACGATGGAAATACCGGTAGTCAGAGGCTCTCCTGTCATTAATGTGGCGAAACGAATTGATTGGGGTGGTCAGCAAGCTGTGGAGTACTTAAATCAATTTCTTACGATGAAATATCCATATTTCCCCTCCAAAGTGAACAATTATCAGGTAGAAAATATGATTCATGACTACTGCTATGTCTCTACGGACTATCAGAAGGAGTTAAAGCACTACCTTGACCTGGACGtattggaaaagaaagatataCTATTGGAAGCTCCTTTCACAGAAGTTATCAAACCAGAGaaaactgaagaagaacttgaacaggaggaaaagaaacataaAGAGACAATAAAGAAGCTTCAACTACAggcaagagaaagaagacttCAGAATTTAATCGAAAAGGAGAACGATTATCAGTACTACTTAGGTTTGCAAGGTAAGATGAAGAGTATGAACAAAAGACTAGTTTTAAGTACGTTGCGAGAGGCGGGTTTTGATGATCTAGAGGATTTTACAACATACATACAAAGTCTTGAAAGGTCTCTTAAGAAAGCCCGGAATCAGGATGTTGgtgaaaatgatgaaacTGATAATAACAAGCCTCCCTCATGGTCGTTAATTGAGGTTCCCGACGAGCAACTCGATGAAGAacagttgaaagagaaaagaaagcagaaatTAATGAAGGCCAATTTTGAGGCACGGCAAAGAGCAAatcaagagaaagaagaagccaaaagagaagctgATGAAGCAGCAAGAAAGGATGAAAATTGGAGAAATACCAACTTAAAAACTTGGCTTGCAGCACGTCGTAAAACATtggaaaagttgaaaaagagacGGAAAGACAGAATTCGAATGAAGGAAGAACTCAGTGACCGTAAGTCACGTGCATCGCAAATGCGGATGAAGAATATAGCCTCGTTGGCAGGTGATGAAGTTCAAGGAAAGAACGGACACAAGAGACGTGCTGCGAAAGTGACTATCGACAATGATCCGAACGACACATTTGGAGCTAACGATGATGATTGGGCCATTTATAGAGATATTGCAAAGGGGTCGGATGTTGAGACAGAAAAAGtggaggaaaagaagatatataacattgaggaagaactTCTGAAGTATGATTCTAGCTTCACCATCAATGATACGTTACAGAGACAGTATAATTGGAGAAATTCgattcttcatcgattTCTGAGAGGTCCTAGAGACTTTGACCCTGATGAGCAGCATCAGCAGCATCAGATTCATCTCAACATAGAGAGAATACGTGTTCCTGAGATTATTTTCCAGCCGTCGATTGCCGGTATCGACCAATGCGGACTCAGTGAACTTTGTGAACAAACCACTCTGAAAAGGCTTACTTCGGAGCCTGTTTTTTCTGGTGATGACAGTAACGAAGTTCTTAAAGATATTTTCCTTACTGGAGGTCAATCGATGTTTGAAGGATTCGAAGAAAGGTTACGTCGTGAATTTCAATCGTTTCTTCCTGTAGGAACAGAATTTCACGTCCGCAAAGCTCGGGATCCTGTCAATGACGCCTGGAGAGGCATGTCCAAATGGGCAGCTTCAGAAGAAGGTCAGAAGAGCttcattgataagaagGAATATGAGGAGATGGGACCTGATTATATTAGAGAGAACAGAATGGGATGCCTAAGGCTGTGA
- the NOP2 gene encoding rRNA (cytosine-C5-)-methyltransferase nop2 (BUSCO:EOG09341PN5) → MGRRAKNKQGAPPSFEEIQKVKEKRENKKRRSTESKTAEPKKKSKKKPKHDKPVKVVEDEDEFPAGLPEVDYDKLAKEKKSLFEDSEDEEVRVETLDDLPDVGDDEYDSDEAKRAKPIFSDEEDAGDDIEMEKINANNMEKYSKMLDEEAEEEELEAEEELLEGQNEQPRPKILPALDEGEEGEDNAQSHDVTFVRTRMLEIVKVLENFKNLAEEGRSRAEYIDRLIKDICEYYGYTQFLAEKLFNLFTPSEAMEFFEANEVRRPITIRTNTLRTRRRDLAQALVNRGVNLQPIGPWTKVGLQIFDSQVPIGATPEYLAGHYILQAASSFLPVMALDPHPNERILDMAAAPGGKTTYISAMMKGTGVVFANDSNKVRTTSLVANAHRLGCENVIVCNYDAREFPKVIGGFDRVLLDAPCSGTGVISKDQSIKVSRTPKDFMQIPQLQKQLLLSAIDSVNAHSETGGVITYSTCSVTVEEDEAVVDYALRKRPNVKLVETGLAIGKNGFTSYRGKTFHTSLSLTRRYFPHTYNVDGFYVAKFKKIASSPHDVSKAGAKEKEKSVRADEKEEGLIFHDFAKFDDKEDTDIMKESIKRSLKRKGINPKGVNVDRQLKRIEENIKKASEEEEEE, encoded by the coding sequence ATGGGTAGAAGAGCTAAGAATAAACAGGGAGCACCACcctcctttgaagaaattcagAAGgttaaggagaagagagaaaacaagaagagaagaagcactGAATCTAAGACCGCAGAGCCTAAGAAAaagagtaagaagaaaccaaagCATGATAAACCAGttaaagttgttgaagacgaagatgaatttCCAGCAGGtcttccagaagttgattATGATAAATtagccaaagaaaagaagtctcTCTTTGAGGATTCCGAAGACGAAGAGGTTAGAGTTGAGACATTGGACGATCTACCAGACGTCGGTGATGATGAGTATGATTCGGATGAAGCTAAAAGAGCCAAACCTATCTtttcagatgaagaggatgcTGGAGATGATATAGAGATGGAAAAAATCAATGCCAATAATATGGAAAAGTATTCCAAGATGCTTGACGAagaggctgaagaagaagaactagaggctgaagaagaacttttaGAAGGACAAAATGAACAACCAAGACCCAAAATCTTGCCAGCACtagatgaaggagaagaaggagaggaCAATGCACAGAGTCATGATGTTACATTTGTGAGGACCAGAATGCTTGAGATTGTGAAAGTCTTGGAGAACTTTAAGAACTTGGCGGAAGAAGGCCGTAGCAGAGCTGAATATATTGATAGACTCATCAAAGATATCTGTGAATATTATGGATATACACAATTTCTTGCTGAGAAATtgttcaatctcttcacTCCTTCTGAAGCCATGGAGTTTTTCGAGGCCAATGAGGTCCGCAGGCCCATCACTATTCGTACCAACACTTTGAGAACTCGTCGTAGAGACTTGGCTCAGGCTTTGGTTAATAGGGGAGTGAATTTGCAACCAATCGGACCTTGGACTAAAGTGGGACTTCAAATTTTTGATTCCCAAGTTCCTATTGGTGCCACTCCCGAGTATTTGGCAGGTCATTACATATTACAGgctgcatcttctttccttcctGTTATGGCACTTGATCCTCATCCTAATGAGAGAATTCTAGATATGGCTGCTGCTCCAGGTGGTAAAACTACATATATTTCCGCTATGATGAAGGGCACCGGAGTCGTGTTTGCAAATGATTCCAACAAGGTTAGAACCACGTCTCTTGTGGCCAATGCTCACAGACTTGGGTGTGAAAATGTTATCGTTTGTAACTATGATGCTAGAGAATTTCCAAAGGTGATAGGTGGATTTGACCGTGTATTGTTGGATGCTCCTTGCTCTGGTACTGGTGTCATCTCCAAAGATCAGAGTATTAAGGTCTCTCGTACTCCGAAGGACTTTATGCAAATTCCCCAATTGCAAAAACAATTGTTATTGTCTGCCATAGATTCTGTTAATGCTCATTCTGAGACTGGTGGTGTGATTACATATTCTACCTGTTCTGTTACCGTCGAGGAGGACGAGGCCGTTGTTGATTATGCTCTAAGAAAGAGACCTAACGTCAAATTGGTGGAGACTGGCTTGGCTATTGGTAAAAATGGATTCACCTCTTATCGGGGAAAGACTTTCCACACGAGTCTTTCTCTCACTCGAAGATACTTTCCTCATACTTATAATGTGGATGGTTTCTATGTGGCCaagttcaaaaagatcGCTTCATCTCCTCATGATGTTTCCAAGGCTGGTGccaaagagaaggagaagagtGTTCGTgcagatgaaaaagaagagggTCTTATTTTCCACGACTTTGCCAAatttgatgataaagaagatacaGATATCATGAAGGAATCGATTAAACGTAGtctgaagagaaaaggtaTTAATCCAAAGGGTGTCAACGTGGACAGACAGTTgaaaagaattgaagaaaacatCAAGAAAGCctctgaagaggaagaagaagaataa
- a CDS encoding uncharacterized protein (BUSCO:EOG09341QSL) — translation MNSSFSHEKGIIGYDDWAIITLPSSATKIVQMRKGGSISLGKFGTFKVDHIVGYAYGQSFEVLEGKDVLPLKSISYGLDDTSDTKDSTPALEFQSSEDNRDLLDTGSKVQKITAKEIEEMKKEGGGNDVGNKIIERIVQGHESFEKKTIYSQEKYLTRKQRKFSRRFTVRNMTPSNLLNHIRKDRDPNKLMGLSEETLGLMMSHANVMPGGNYLLMDDTGGLLVYAMLERMQGQGSITLIHENDQPKLVLLNRTNYSEEELYNMVKPINLLEFVDPGDNRPTIGPLPKEEVDSMPNIRRIKYLRRMKKVKQLNESLDMVEARAFDGLIYASTINPVTFVPRIIERMKGSRPIVVYNQFKEVLIGLSHIFLRDSRVLLPNIYESCVRQFQTIQGRLHPLVTSIGGGGYIFSGIRVLPIEGAVASGRRNKKRSCEEREERNKKRQEKEVAAEPKDDTHL, via the coding sequence ATGAATTCATCATTTTCCCATGAAAAAGGCATCATCGGCTATGATGATTGGGCAATTATCACACTCCCCTCAAGTGCCACCAAGATAGTCCAGATGCGTAAAGGAGGTTCGATCAGTTTAGGAAAGTTTGGAACATTCAAAGTCGATCATATAGTTGGATACGCTTACGGACAATCGTTTGAAGTTTTAGAGGGTAAGGATGTTTTACCCTTGAAGAGTATATCCTATGGATTGGATGATACTAGCGATACCAAAGATTCGACACCAGCTTTAGAGTTCCAATCGTCGGAAGATAATCGAGATCTATTGGATACAGGAAGTAAAGTACAAAAAATCACTgccaaagagattgaagaaatgaaaaaagaaggaggtggAAATGATGTGGGAAATAAGATCATCGAAAGAATTGTTCAAGGACATGAATCgtttgagaagaagacgatatATAGTCAGGAGAAGTACTTGACTaggaagcaaagaaagttCAGCAGAAGGTTTACCGTAAGAAATATGACACCTTCCAATCTGCTCAATCATATTCGAAAAGATAGAGATCCGAACAAATTGATGGGATTGAGTGAAGAAACGTTAGGTTTGATGATGAGCCACGCCAATGTGATGCCAGGGGGAAATTATTTGTTGATGGATGATACTGGAGGTCTTTTGGTGTATGCTATGCTTGAGAGAATGCAAGGCCAAGGAAGTATTACACTCATTCATGAAAATGACCAGCCCAAATTGGTATTACTCAACCGTACTAATTACAGTGAGGAAGAGCTCTACAATATGGTAAAGCCGATCAATTTATTAGAGTTTGTGGATCCTGGTGATAATAGACCCACTATAGGACCATTGCCcaaggaagaagttgacaGTATGCCAAATATCAGGAGGATCAAATATCTTaggaggatgaagaaggtaaAGCAATTGAACGAATCGCTAGATATGGTGGAAGCACGAGCTTTTGATGGTTTGATTTATGCTTCTACGATAAATCCAGTGACGTTTGTGCCTAGAATAATAGAGAGAATGAAAGGATCTCGTCCAATTGTAGTTTACAATCAGTTCAAAGAGGTTCTCATAGGATTGAGTCATATATTTCTTAGGGACAGCCGAGTTCTCTTACCAAACATCTACGAATCTTGTGTCAGGCAGTTCCAAACAATTCAGGGTAGGTTGCATCCATTGGTGACATCAATTGGAGGTGGTGGTTATATCTTTTCGGGCATAAGGGTTCTTCCAATTGAGGGTGCTGTTGCTTCTGGAAGACGTAATAAGAAGAGGTCCTGCGAAGAGCGAGAGGAgagaaataagaagagacaggaaaaagaagttgccGCGGAACCAAAGGACGACACACATCTTTAA
- a CDS encoding uncharacterized protein (EggNog:ENOG41), giving the protein MQGLLKTLLCALPKSQAAQELRWIKQELPADQWQKAVIDRSHLKPLQYILGTQPFGPLTIRCKENVLIPRNDTEEWCIQLLNSLRGRRLNNILDYCTGTGCIALTLASSASSPKWGNIVGTDINRDAILLANENAVLNKARLMSIPSFEVCDLRKEEIPKKTGSIAFDLLVSNPPYIPVENMNTTAGVEKSVLHYEPWSALVGNLEFYESLCKIIPAIHAESFIFELGYRQQALAVRKNLPDSWFCGVKHDSSGRIRNVVGWRHPRFQYLSELIDERLS; this is encoded by the coding sequence ATGCAAGGCCTCCTCAAAACACTTCTGTGCGCCCTTCCAAAATCCCAGGCCGCTCAGGAACTTCGATGGATCAAACAGGAACTTCCGGCTGACCAATGGCAGAAGGCTGTTATTGATAGATCTCATCTAAAACCTCTTCAATACATTTTGGGTACACAGCCTTTTGGACCACTTACTATTCGATGCAAAGAGAATGTTCTAATTCCCCGAAACGACACCGAGGAATGGTGTATACAGTTGCTGAACTCTTTGAGAGGTCGACGTCTTAACAATATTCTAGACTATTGCACAGGTACTGGATGCATAGCGTTGACTTTAGCTAGTAGTGCTAGCAGTCCCAAATGGGGGAATATTGTTGGAACTGACATCAATAGGGATGCTATattattggccaatgaGAATGCTGTTTTGAACAAAGCACGTTTAATGTCCATTCCTTCGTTTGAGGTCTGTGATcttagaaaagaagagatacCCAAGAAGACTGGATCCATCGCTTTTGATCTGTTGGTTTCCAACCCCCCTTATATTCCGGTTGAAAATATGAACACCACAGCTGGTGTTGAGAAGTCCGTACTTCACTATGAACCGTGGTCTGCATTGGTCGGGAACCTCGAGTTTTATGAGTCCCTTTGCAAGATTATTCCCGCAATCCACGCTGAATCGTTTATATTCGAGCTTGGATACAGACAACAGGCACTAGCTGTTCGGAAAAACCTCCCGGATTCTTGGTTCTGCGGTGTTAAACATGACAGTTCAGGAAGAATACGAAATGTAGTCGGCTGGAGACACCCCAGATTTCAATATCTTAGTGAGCTAATAGACGAAAGGTTGTCATGA
- a CDS encoding uncharacterized protein (EggNog:ENOG41~BUSCO:EOG09341JBY), translated as MPRRTLNMHSLVRGRVRTSMNKHNLFNLYKKSKPFFRNMTLYQQKWSSKQETRAYHGEQVNEGRWSTLFQHKLQGVAQLDASLKGSVLPTPMVLQTYAPLEKRLDVALFRAMFASSVRQARAFILGGHVKVNGVDIKHPGFTLTPGDIFAVDPERVLEALGRSKPSLKEAYKVDKLQVIQWQKFVQKAKEDPRGTWEKQKDKHRKNQNLYSGKFVPEKSQKDSTDVKQRLDSLQELKLKKMKEVQHSVSRKSVLRDIYTTSKRLVDQSKDVTAASFEEQFGKQLSGKCFQVYELLAKENKTMELEPEKATEEMNKIVPVYKEGKPQGEYYDDLRSKKLRQLLSELNTKYLDKVRDDFTNKPLSEDEIIRMWSTSLRKHPKIPDFSEIQEKGFYFLNLPWQHGMYGLKDPSKPYFTPWNPRQFLSPFAILPKHIEVSFITCHAVYLRDPVARPGESEVISPFDEDIHERAYMYYVKNGM; from the coding sequence ATGCCTCGCAGAACGCTCAACATGCACTCGCTAGTGCGAGGCCGTGTTCGTACTTCGATGAACAAGCATAATCTATTCAATTTGTACAAGAAATCGAAGCCATTCTTCAGAAATATGACCCTCTATCAACAAAAGTGGTCGTCCAAACAAGAGACAAGAGCATATCACGGGGAACAAGTCAACGAGGGAAGATGGAGTACACTTTTTCAGCACAAATTGCAAGGTGTGGCTCAATTGGatgcttctttgaaggGAAGTGTTCTACCAACACCTATGGTTCTACAAACCTATGCACCTTTGGAGAAGAGACTAGACGTGGCCCTTTTCAGAGCCATGTTTGCATCCTCTGTTCGCCAAGCCAGAGCTTTTATATTGGGAGGTCACGTGAAGGTGAATGGTGTGGATATCAAACATCCTGGATTTACTTTGACGCCGGGTGACATATTTGCTGTTGATCCTGAAAGAGTTCTGGAAGCACTAGGTAGATCTAAGCCAAGTCTAAAAGAAGCATACAAAGTGGATAAGTTGCAGGTTATTCAGTGGCAGAAATTTGTTCAGAAAGCTAAAGAGGATCCAAGAGGAACTTgggagaagcagaaagacAAGCATAGAAAGAACCAGAATTTATATTCAGGTAAGTTCGTGCCAGAAAAGTCACAAAAGGACTCTACCGACGTCAAACAGAGATTGGATAGCTTGCAGgagttgaagttgaagaagatgaaagaagtGCAACATTCTGTGAGCCGTAAATCGGTTCTCCGAGATATTTATACGACTTCCAAAAGGCTTGTAGATCAGTCAAAGGACGTCACAGCGGCAAGTTTTGAAGAACAGTTTGGCAAGCAACTCTCCGGCAAATGTTTTCAAGTTTACGAGTTGTTGGCCAAGGAAAATAAGACCATGGAGCTTGAACCGGAGAAGGCCACAGAGGAGATGAACAAGATTGTGCCAGTGTATAAAGAGGGTAAGCCACAGGGAGAGTattatgatgatttgaGGTCTAAGAAGCTTAGACAGCTACTCTCGGAATTGAATACCAAATACTTGGACAAAGTTAGAGACGATTTCACTAACAAACCGTTGTCTGAGGATGAAATCATCAGGATGTGGTCTACCTCATTGAGGAAGCATCCAAAGATTCCAGACTTCTCCGAGATCCAAGAAAAGGGATTCTACTTTCTTAATCTGCCTTGGCAGCACGGAATGTATGGACTCAAGGACCCTTCTAAGCCTTATTTTACACCTTGGAATCCAAGACAGTTTCTGTCACCGTTTGCCATTCTCCCCAAGCACATTGAGGTGTCGTTTATAACGTGCCATGCCGTGTATTTGAGAGATCCAGTGGCCAGACCTGGAGAATCTGAGGTCATTTCTCcatttgatgaggatattCATGAAAGAGCATATATGTACTATGTGAAGAATGGTATGTAA